The genomic segment AACATCCTCTTTTATCTGTTTCATAATTTTTTTAAAAGTCGGGTTTTCAGCCTGGGTTGCCAGCAGATCAAGGCATTGGATAATTGGAAGCCCTGCATCAACCATTGTAGAGAACTGGCGGCAGAAAATGATTATATCCTTTGCAGTAACCCCAGGCTGCATAAATGCAACATTTTCAAAAATATCCTTGGGTTTTTCCTTTACCTTTGGATTAACAATTCCCTTTTGCGCCACCTGTTTCTGGGCAATTTCCAGGCTTTTGGCATCAACGGTTCCCGTTATTGTAACACCTCTTTTATTTTTTCCTTTCCATACATATTCCTGCATAATAATCTCCTGTAAACTGGTTATAATATGGATTATATATATTTGATATTAATACTATTATAACATAATATATACAAAAAACAATATGTTTAAAATATTTTAATTAACATTTGATTATTCAGTTGATTCAAGTATATATTTATAATACTTTCAGCCTGGGCGGCTTATTCTCGTCCTTTAAATTATATTATTTAAATATGGATTAAAATATCTAATTGGAGGCAGGATTATGGAACTAAAGCAAAAAGGAGCAAAAGCAGACATAGGATCTTTTAAGCAGCTTAACATATCTTTGATATGGACTTCTGCTGTTGACCTGGATCTTATGGCTTTTTACAAAACCAAAGACGGCAGGACAGGAGGGGTTTATTCTGAAAATTATGCAGGCGGAACAATGGGAAATCTTGATCAATTTCCTTTTATCCAGCTTTCAGGAGATGCAGGGATTGGAGCCAGGGGTGGAGATAATCAAGAAGATATGCGTATTTCCAAAATTAATGATTTTGAAGAATTATTTATCTGTGCCCTGAATTTTACTGATGCTTCAAGCGGCAATAATAAGGTATTTGCAAATTATGATGCCCGTGTCCGGGTTATGACTGATAAAGGGGAAACCCATAATGTTGTTTTAGATTCAAGACAGCCTGGAACCGTAGCTGTTATCTGTAAAATCACCAGCGGCTTTATTGCCAGTGAACTTATTAACAACAGTCAGGTTATGGATTTGGAAGAATTCCGTTCAAAGATTCCAGGTGCTGATAAACTTAAGATTGCATCCAAGGTTACACTTAAATCCAAAGGAGACAGCTTTGCCATTAAATCCAAGTCACTAAGTGGTGAACTGCTGATTAATCTTAATTGGAATCAGCATCCCCAGGGAGCAAAAAAAGGGTTGTTTGCAAAAATTCTGGGCGGCGGCAGTGGAGATGCCATAGATCTTGATCTGGGATGTTTATTTGAAATGCAGAACAATATTAAAGGAGCCATTCAGCCTCTGGGTAACAGCTTTGGAAACTTTCATCAGCCTCCATATATATTTCATCTTGGAGATGACAGAACCGGAGCTTTTTCAGAAGGTGAAAATATGAAAATCAACCTTGCCCAGATCAGCCAGTTAAAGCGGATATTGGTTTTTACCTATATATATGAAGGAGTTCCCAACTGGGCAAGTACAGATGCAGTTATTACCATTAATGTTCCAGGCCAGCCTGTACTTGAAGTGCCTATGGGATCACAAATGGATTCCCGTAATTTCTGCGCTATTGCCATGCTGGATATCAGGGGTACGGAAATCAATGTAACCAAACTGGTCAGCTTTCACAAAGGACATCCTGAATGTGACCGGGAGTATGGCTGGGGAATGCGGTGGGTTGCAGGAAGCAAGGACTGATATTTGGGAAAATTTTAAGATCAGGACATGTTAGACCGGTTTGAGCATGAGTCAATTTTTTCAAGTATCAAGGCAATCTGTTCGTCAATCTTTCTAAATCCTTTGGTACTGAAGCCTCCTGTTTTCCGGCTTAATGCAATAATATCCAGAGCAGCCAGTTCCAGAGCTTTAAATCTGATGGGAATCATAGGATGAGTCCGTACCCAGGCATCGGTGTTGTTCACAAAAAGAAGCTGATTTTCAAGGTCAAGGTATTGGCACCTAAAGGATTGAAGAACCTTGTTTACATCAATATTGCTCAAACCGCTGGATGTTCTGAAAAGTGCTGTGGCTGCGGCTCCTAACTGGCTGCAGCACAGCATTCCGACCCGGTCTGCTGAAATCTCTGAAGCCCTTGACCACCTGAAAAGCAGACTGGCTGCTTCTGGATCATGGTTTTTTACCTGGGCAATAATATCACGAACAGGAAACAGGTAATGTTTAAAAATAACATGTCCCAGTTCATGTCCGAAAACAAAACGAAGTTCATCTGGAGTAAAATCATTGAGCAGTGCTGAATGGATTAGAATATCAAATTTTTTATCATGTGCAAAAACACTGGCATTATAAAAACTGCTTTGTTGAACAAATAAATCCCCGGTAAATCCTCCACCCAGCATATCCAGACAGCTTTGATACTCTTTATGAATCCCGGGAAGAAGATCAGGTGTAACCCGTACTGCATCTCCTAAAAGGTCCCGCCGCCTTGTATCAAGAAGCTGCCTGGAACAGGCATAATCAATCAGGGGAATGTGACCAAGCCTGGAGCCAATTGCCCTGAAAAGGCGGCTTTCATAGCTGAAACGGAGGGATTCAATATCTTTTAACATAGTCAACCTAAATTAAAATGTTTTGAATTAAACAGGTTAGATAAACCGGTTAAGATCAGGTGTATCCTTTTGTGTCTGATTTATATTTATAAGCTGAGGTTTATCACCAGTATTATCTATTCTGGCTATGATGCACCAGCTTCCAGGCTGTTGTTCAGTCAGGGGTACCTCTATCTCCTTTCCCCCTCCCCTTATTGTTACCAGTCCCCCGTAAATTGCGAAATTTGAATTTGGTTTATTAAAAATATTTGCTGCAATCAGGGCATGTTCTATCTGGTCAAGCCTGGTAAAATAAATATTTTCTTCATTACTGCCTCCAACATCTCCCACACCTGCATCCTTATCCAGATAAATCCAGGGAGAAGCATTCTTATCTCCGCGATTCATAAAACTAATTTGCCCCTGTCCAGAACTGCCTGATTTAAATATCTTTCCCAACAGCCCTTTTGAAGGTTTTTCAGAACTGGTTTTAAGCTGGTAAAAACAATGCAGATCAAGATCAACTGCTGTTTTCCATCTGAGTACAGCATGAAATGATTTACCTATCAATGCAGTTTTCTGCCCTTTTTGTTTTAAAATTACTTTAGAGGAAAGATTTAATTCTGAAGCACCGGGCACAGATGCCTTAAAATCATCAAAAAGCATTACATCACTGTTGTTTACAATTGATGCTCCCATAAAATCTTTTTTAAATTTACATAAAATAGCTGCTGAACCTGACTGGGAAGAATCAAGAGCCACCATATGGGTTTCTCCCTTATCTGTAATTACCTCAACCTTTGCATCATAATCGGCAAAAACCTTGCCGGTTCCTGATGATGCATCTGTAAAATTGAGGGCAGCAATATAAAGCTCTTCAAAGTCATCCAGCTTTGAAATACGCAGTTCTTCCCTGTTTTTTCCGGCTGCTGCGCCCAGACCGGCATCCCCTGATAATTCTATATAAGGAAATTGATTAAGACTGCCCATAGAGCCTCCTGCATAATTTTTTGACCAGACTCCTCCTGTTTTTCCATCTTTGCATTTATAAAATGCCATTAAATCAAGATCAACTGCTGCTGACCATACCAGGGAAACCTGCAATTGCTTGAAGCTGCCAAGTACGGCATTAGAACCTTTTTGTTTAAGCTCCATATTAAATCTCCTTTTTTTATAGGGGGCGGGGAAAAAATCGGTTTTGCCCGGATAACGGTTTATCCGTTTTCCGGGCCATGATGAAAATCAGATTTTACTAAACAAGAAAATGATTATTCATTGATAATCTCAAGTAACTGCTGAAGGTTTTTTAATCCTTTAAGGGTTCCTGCCTTGCTGCTGTTTATCAGTTTGGCTCCTATGGGACTGCTGTTATCAATAGTGGCTATCAGGGCAACATTACCCATATCTCCTGTATCCAGAGTAACATTATGGGTACCGCCTTTGTCGTCCATCACTGAAAGTGTTACATCGCTGTCTTTGAACCTGGCAGGCGCACCATCTTGAACCTTTCCATAATCCCAGCAGAGAAGCCAGACATATTTCATATCATCAAGTTTTGTAATACGCATGGTTTCTTCATTATCACCTCCAGTATCACCTACACCTTCATCTCCACTTAACTGCATAAAAGGAAAGCTGTTCAGATCTCCCAGTTCACCAAAATAGATAAGCCCCTGTTTTCCGCTTTTGTCTTCGTAAGCTGCTGCCAGATCAAAGTCTGCTGCAGTTGTCCATTTCATGCTTACCATAAGCTGTTTAAAACCGCCTACATTAGCTTCTGAACCCTTTTGTTTTAATTCCATGTTACCTCCTTTGAAAGTTAAAAAAACTAATCATTGCCATTATTATCTATTTAAAGAGGAGAAATGATTTTCTCCAGAACAATTGATCTGTCATGGAAAATAGATGGTTTTCTTCCTCCTGAAGGCTTGGGGCAAACCTTGTCAGCAAATTGTGTGTCAACAAATTTATCAAGATCAATCATGCTTCCAATCCCCATGTTGCTGCTCATATACCTTTGAATTGTATCAAGATCTTCTTTTAAAGGGTATAAATCATGGGTTCTGATGCCGTGATGTTCATTTAAAACACTTGCTAAAACTGGAACACTTAAGCTTAATTCCTCATCCCTGTCCAGAAAATCTACTGCAATTTCAGCAGCTTTATCCGGATTTTCTTCAATAAACATGCCTGCTTTTACCAGAAGTTCAGAAAATTCATACACAGCATCAGGCTGGGTATCAATAATCTTTTGCTGAATTGCAACAACACAGCAGGGATGATGCTCCCATTGCTGGCCTGAAAGGTAAAGGAGTTCTGCATCACCATCAAAAATTGTTTTTGTACCAATAGGCTGGGCTACCATAAAACCGCAGGCATCAGGACTGGTAGCAAGAAATTCAGGCATCATAACCGGAGGAATAACCTCAAAAATAACATCCAGGTCTTTTCCTCCCACAAGTCCTGCTTTTAATCCCATTTCATTAAACAGCATGGTGGAAAGCATGTGATGCACAGATAGTACATGGGGAATGTAAAATAATTTATTTTTACAAAATTGCCGGAAAGATCCTTCATCTTTGCCAAGTGTATTTCTTACACAAATGCTGCCGTTCTTATGTGCATATAGTATTATTTTAATAGGAACACCAAAACTGCAGAGATCCATTGCAATAGGAGCCATAATAAAGGCAACATCCACATCACCTTTTTCCAAAGATTTCTGAACAGGATTCCAGCCTGACATGCAGCGGGTTTCAAGTTCAAAATATTTTGGAGAATATTGACCTGTTTTAATCATATGTTCAAGTACACCTAAAACAAGATGATCTGTTATCTGGATATGCCCTACAGTAAGACGGGTCTTTCCAGATTGTGTTTTTTCAGGTATTTTTCTTTCTTTTCCTTTTTTTATATTAAAAATTTTGTTTAGAACATATTTTAATTCTTCAAAGGTAAAAGGTTTTGTTATAAAATTGTCAGCACCAGTGTCAAGGGCCATGGTAGAATCTTTTTTTTCTGCCTGGGCTGTTACCATGATAAAAGGTATGTTTTTATAATTTTCATTTGAGCGCACCCATTGTAAAAGCTCAAATCCATTAACCTCGGGCATATTCCAGTCACTGATAATCAGCCCGATATCTTTTTCTTCTTGTATTTTCTGTATTCCTGCCTGTCCATTTTCAGCTTCAATAATATTATTGAAGCCTATTTTTTTTAGTGCCTTAATTTCCAATTTACGGGTAACATTGAAATCTTCGACAACCAAAATTTTTATTTGGAGGTCTAAAGCCATTTATTTCTCCTTTCAGGCTTTTGTCTGCCATCATTCTTGATTTTTACCTGGAAAACGTTGATAAATATGTTAATATTAATATTTGTTACATATTATGTATATCATTTTTAAAGTTTCAGTCAATGAAAGACCGCATTGATTATATATATTTAATTTCACATGGTATAAATAATGTCAATAAGATAAGACTGTATTTATATATGGGAAAAATCTAAATTATAATAATAATAATTCAAATTCCCAAACACAAGTTTTTCTATAAAAAATAAACAAAAAAAAGCCATTTGCTCGGCAAATGGCTTTTTTTGATTTATGATGAAGCGCAAATTGCGTTTCATCAATGAATATTTAATATCTTACTTATTTATCTGGGGTTTCACCAGAAGCTTCCGGTTTTGCCAGTGTAACTGATTCCATTTCTGACAATTGTTTCAGGCGCAGATAGCGTTCTGAATATTCGTTTTCAATAGAAGCACGCAGTTTTTTGGATTCTTCAGGAAAAAGTTTTTCCAGGGCTGCATAACGAACTTCACCGGACAGAAATTCCTGAAGGGTTCCATCAGGTTCTTTTGAATCCAGAATAAAGGGATTTTTTCCTTCTGATTTCAAGGTCGGATTATATCTGTAAAGGGGCCAGTAACCTGCCTGAACTGCCAGTTTCATTTCTTCCTGGGTTTTGCCCATGCCTTTTTTAATACCATGGTTAATACATGGAGCATATGCCATAATCAGGGAAGGTCCGTCATAGGCTTCAGCTTCGATAAATGCCTTAAGGGTCTGATTCTTGTTTGCACCCATTGAAACATTTGCCACATAAACATAACCATAGGTCATTGCCATTGCACCAAAATCTTTTTTTGATGTTTTTTTGCCTGATGCAGCAAATTTGGCAATAGAACCAATAGGCGTTGCTTTGGAAGACTGGCCTCCTGTGTTGGAATAAACCTCTGTATCATATACCATTATGTTAATGTCTTCACCTGTTGCCATAACATGATCCAGGCCTCCGAAAGCAATATCATAAGCAGCACCGTCACCTAAAAATACCCAGTAGGATTTCTTGGTAAACAGCTTTTCATAGGAATAGATTTCACTTAACAGGGCATTATCTTTATGAACCGGAAGCATTGCTTTGAGCTGATCCCCGAATTTTTTGGAACCCTGGGCATCTTTCATATTTTCAAGCCATCCGGCAAGTGCATTTTTTACTTCCTGAGCAACATCGTCGGCATCAATGGCTTTTTGTGCAAGTTCAGCCAGTTTTCTGCGCTGCTGGAGCTGTCCAAGAAACATTCCATAGGTAAATTCACCAGGATCTTCAAACAAGGAGTTACCCCAGGTTGGACCAAATCCGTCTTTGTTTGTAGTATAGGGAATTGCCGGTGCAGAACCTCCCCATATGGAAGAGCATCCTGTGGCATTGCCAATAACCATGCGTTCACCAAACAACTGGGTAAGAAGCTTGGTATAAGGTGTTTCACCGCATCCGGCACATGCACCTGAGAACTCAAGCAGGGGCTGGCAGAACTGGCTGCCTTTAAGTGAACTGCGTTTAAGAATATCATCTCTTACGGGCAGGGTTTCAGCATAGTCAAGGTTTACAATCTCTTTTTCAAGCTGGGTTTCAAGGGGTTTCATAATCAGTGCTGGTTTTTTTGCAGGACAAATATCAGCGCAGTTACCGCAGCCCATGCAGTCCTGAGTATAAACCTGCATACGGAAATTATATCCTTTAAGCTCTTTGCCTGTTGCTGGTTTAGCTTCAAAACCTGAAGGTGCAGCAGAAACTTCTTCATCATTTAAAAGAAAGGGCCTGATAGCTGCATGGGGGCATACCATTGCACACTGGTTACACTGAATACAGTTTTCAGGAATCCATTCAGGTACATTGATGGCAACACCTCGTTTTTCGTATTTTGAGGTTCCCACAGGAAAGATGCCGTCTGGACGGAACTTGCTTACAGGCAGTTTGTCTCCCTGCTGGGCAACCATAGGACGAAGAATCTCTGTAACAAATGCAGGTTCATTTTTAGGTTTTGCAGGAGCATCAGCAGCCTGTGCCCATGATTCGGGATAATTTACCTGGGTGAGTTTATCAAGGGTTTTGTCAACGCCTGCAACGTTCATGTTTACAATTTTATCGCCTTTTTTACCAAACATCTTTTTAATCTGGTCTTTAAGATAGGCAACAGCATCTTCAACAGGGATAACATTGGCAAGCTTAAAGAATGCGGTCTGCATAATCATATTGATTCTTCCGCCCAGACCTACTTCACCGGCAATAGCAACAGCATCTATATTATAAAATTTAAGTTTTTTCTGTGCAATGGTGCGGCGCATGGAAGCAGGAAGCCTGGTTTCCATATCTTCTAAGGTCCAGTTGGAGTTAAGCAGAAAGGTTCCGCCTTCTTTAATCCCTTCCAGTACATCGTAAATATCAACATAGCTGGATTTATGACATGCAATATAATCTGCTGAATCAATAAGATAAGTTGATTGAATAGGAGTTTTTCCAAAACGGAGATGAGACATGGTAACACCTCCTGATTTTTTGGAATCATATGCAAAATATGCCTGTGCATACATATCAGTGTTATCACCAATAATCTTGATTGCACTCTTGTTTGCACCTACTGTTCCGTCAGCACCCAGACCCCAGAACTTGCATTGAACTGTTCCTTCAGGAGCAACGTCAAACCCTTCTTCAACATCAAGGGATGTATTGGTTAGATCATCAATAATGCCAACATTAAAGTAGTTTTTAGGGCCTGCTGATTTCATATTGTCAAAAACAGCTTTTGCCATTCCAGGATTAAATTCCTTGGAACCAAGACCATAACGGCCGTTTACAATTGAAGGTATTTCACCTTTTTCCAGGTAAGCAGTACAAATATCTTTATAAAGAGGGTCCCCGTTTGATCCTGCTTCTTTA from the Desulfonema limicola genome contains:
- a CDS encoding TerD family protein, with the translated sequence MELKQKGAKADIGSFKQLNISLIWTSAVDLDLMAFYKTKDGRTGGVYSENYAGGTMGNLDQFPFIQLSGDAGIGARGGDNQEDMRISKINDFEELFICALNFTDASSGNNKVFANYDARVRVMTDKGETHNVVLDSRQPGTVAVICKITSGFIASELINNSQVMDLEEFRSKIPGADKLKIASKVTLKSKGDSFAIKSKSLSGELLINLNWNQHPQGAKKGLFAKILGGGSGDAIDLDLGCLFEMQNNIKGAIQPLGNSFGNFHQPPYIFHLGDDRTGAFSEGENMKINLAQISQLKRILVFTYIYEGVPNWASTDAVITINVPGQPVLEVPMGSQMDSRNFCAIAMLDIRGTEINVTKLVSFHKGHPECDREYGWGMRWVAGSKD
- a CDS encoding M48 family metallopeptidase, with protein sequence MLKDIESLRFSYESRLFRAIGSRLGHIPLIDYACSRQLLDTRRRDLLGDAVRVTPDLLPGIHKEYQSCLDMLGGGFTGDLFVQQSSFYNASVFAHDKKFDILIHSALLNDFTPDELRFVFGHELGHVIFKHYLFPVRDIIAQVKNHDPEAASLLFRWSRASEISADRVGMLCCSQLGAAATALFRTSSGLSNIDVNKVLQSFRCQYLDLENQLLFVNNTDAWVRTHPMIPIRFKALELAALDIIALSRKTGGFSTKGFRKIDEQIALILEKIDSCSNRSNMS
- a CDS encoding response regulator, whose product is MALDLQIKILVVEDFNVTRKLEIKALKKIGFNNIIEAENGQAGIQKIQEEKDIGLIISDWNMPEVNGFELLQWVRSNENYKNIPFIMVTAQAEKKDSTMALDTGADNFITKPFTFEELKYVLNKIFNIKKGKERKIPEKTQSGKTRLTVGHIQITDHLVLGVLEHMIKTGQYSPKYFELETRCMSGWNPVQKSLEKGDVDVAFIMAPIAMDLCSFGVPIKIILYAHKNGSICVRNTLGKDEGSFRQFCKNKLFYIPHVLSVHHMLSTMLFNEMGLKAGLVGGKDLDVIFEVIPPVMMPEFLATSPDACGFMVAQPIGTKTIFDGDAELLYLSGQQWEHHPCCVVAIQQKIIDTQPDAVYEFSELLVKAGMFIEENPDKAAEIAVDFLDRDEELSLSVPVLASVLNEHHGIRTHDLYPLKEDLDTIQRYMSSNMGIGSMIDLDKFVDTQFADKVCPKPSGGRKPSIFHDRSIVLEKIISPL
- the nifJ gene encoding pyruvate:ferredoxin (flavodoxin) oxidoreductase, encoding MAKKMKTLDGNTAAAHVAYAMSDVANIYPITPSSPIGETADEWAAGGLKNIFGQTMLIRQLQSEAGAAASVHGALAAGALTSTFTASQGLLLMIPNMYKMAGELLPGVLHVTARAIASHALSIFGDHQDVMAVRQTGFALLASSSVQEAQDLALVAHLSAIESSVPFLHFFDGFRTSHEIQKIEMIDYEDMAKLVNWDAVAKFRARGANPERPEIRGTAQNPDVYYQGGETRNSYYEKVPGIVADYMKKVTALTGRKYKPFDYVGDPEADRVVIAMGSSCETLEEVVNYLADRGEGVGLVKVRLYRPFSPEYLFSAIPATASRITVLDRTKEAGSNGDPLYKDICTAYLEKGEIPSIVNGRYGLGSKEFNPGMAKAVFDNMKSAGPKNYFNVGIIDDLTNTSLDVEEGFDVAPEGTVQCKFWGLGADGTVGANKSAIKIIGDNTDMYAQAYFAYDSKKSGGVTMSHLRFGKTPIQSTYLIDSADYIACHKSSYVDIYDVLEGIKEGGTFLLNSNWTLEDMETRLPASMRRTIAQKKLKFYNIDAVAIAGEVGLGGRINMIMQTAFFKLANVIPVEDAVAYLKDQIKKMFGKKGDKIVNMNVAGVDKTLDKLTQVNYPESWAQAADAPAKPKNEPAFVTEILRPMVAQQGDKLPVSKFRPDGIFPVGTSKYEKRGVAINVPEWIPENCIQCNQCAMVCPHAAIRPFLLNDEEVSAAPSGFEAKPATGKELKGYNFRMQVYTQDCMGCGNCADICPAKKPALIMKPLETQLEKEIVNLDYAETLPVRDDILKRSSLKGSQFCQPLLEFSGACAGCGETPYTKLLTQLFGERMVIGNATGCSSIWGGSAPAIPYTTNKDGFGPTWGNSLFEDPGEFTYGMFLGQLQQRRKLAELAQKAIDADDVAQEVKNALAGWLENMKDAQGSKKFGDQLKAMLPVHKDNALLSEIYSYEKLFTKKSYWVFLGDGAAYDIAFGGLDHVMATGEDINIMVYDTEVYSNTGGQSSKATPIGSIAKFAASGKKTSKKDFGAMAMTYGYVYVANVSMGANKNQTLKAFIEAEAYDGPSLIMAYAPCINHGIKKGMGKTQEEMKLAVQAGYWPLYRYNPTLKSEGKNPFILDSKEPDGTLQEFLSGEVRYAALEKLFPEESKKLRASIENEYSERYLRLKQLSEMESVTLAKPEASGETPDK